The proteins below come from a single Perca flavescens isolate YP-PL-M2 chromosome 8, PFLA_1.0, whole genome shotgun sequence genomic window:
- the vps9d1 gene encoding VPS9 domain-containing protein 1 isoform X2 translates to MTGHKEEEEKRRRRIRTMATADSGAKPLQNAMKMAKVAIQLDGENKHQEAYCEYLRTINYISRALLEEAESQTSEEGDTVAVEVERMLRLAEQCLERAKSFIGKRADPPNLSASVSTSLSCSPGQSEPHQKAHLPATVAANSVPPSDSPVDAGRRATSPTKTSHRRVMSDGSGEPPPFLPPEVFQRIQTVESQDTSKQELTPIEEASRLNQKLKANYEARLARLPPGQAYQKTSLTLCLQRQMTENLIIAKARQDALQRKMEERRLRLQEEANRRFAASGAMTAEEQEQRVLYTNVLEYEQDHDWPKLWKANMRKNPDDVALVSGLVSYLLSRSDHPVVKLLRKHQYRVYNRLYPIVSKRLPQSLALPLRSSRSTHNLLHPDSQTKPTRGSSVGGQSFSTGSSLSPSLSHDRHANFDDKEGEEPHAQVTVDRENSFEDLEQFLTQLDWAPLWRSTDDTGSDSELGCDPSMQPEQDEGNIQEMEMRALTEHLKAVVKDIHIAIDQLLSLCLLSFECLNTANSKDLCLVSIEEAFFTPLWSALLALFRRVHREKEQAFEKSMKLYCDVSPGDVGVPLKLFPEDPGALQGSYPYESAVQELKLLIKDCCPQRKLECIVRTLRLICACAEDYRCLHDVESTPKTAAICRMGILRTFLSASRSKQTTRVKHTSMR, encoded by the exons ATGACTGGacacaaagaagaagaggagaaacgaagaagaagaatccGGACCATGGCTACAGCTGACAGTGGGGCGAAGCCCCTTCAAAATGCTATGAAAATGGCCAAAGTAGCGATACAGCTGGACGGAGAGAACAAACACCAG GAAGCTTACTGTGAATACCTGCGGACGATCAACTACATATCACGTGCACTTTTGGAGGAAGCTGAGTCACAAA CTTCAGAGGAGGGGGACACGGTAGCGGTGGAGGTGGAGCGGATGTTGAGGCTGGCTGAGCAGTGTCTGGAGCGAGCCAAGTCATTTATAGGGAAGAGAGCTGACCCCCCTAACCTCTCTGCGTCTGTCTCCACTTCCCTTTCCTGTTCCCCTGGCCAATCAGAGCCCCATCAGAAGGCCCACCTCCCAGCCACCGTTGCTGCAAACTCTG TCCCTCCATCTGATAGTCCTGTTGACGCAGGGCGTAGAGCAACCAGCCCAACAAAGACCAGTCACCGCAGGGTGATGTCAGACGGTAGCGGAGAGCCCCCCCCTTTCCTGCCTCCTGAAGTCTTCCAGAGAATACAAACCGTGGAGTCACAGGACACGAGCAAACA gGAGCTGACACCCATAGAAGAAGCATCACGTTTAAACCAGAAGTTGAAAGCCAATTATGAAGCTCGTCTGGCAAGGCTCCCACCTGGTCAGGCCTACCAGAAGACATCGTTG ACGCTGTGTCTCCAGCGGCAGATGACGGAGAACCTCATTATTGCCAAAGCCAGGCAGGATGCT CTCCAGaggaagatggaggagagaagACTAAGGCTACAAGAGGAGGCCAACAG GAGATTTGCAGCATCTGGGGCAATGACTGCAGAGGAGCAAGAGCAGCGTGTTCTTTATACAAATGTACTGGAATATGAGCAAGACCAT GATTGGCCCAAACTGTGGAAAGCCAACATGAGGAAGAATCCTGATGATGTCGCATTAGTGTCAGGTCTAGTCTCCTACCTGCTCAG CCGGTCTGACCACCCAGTGGTGAAGCTGCTGAGGAAACACCAGTACCGGGTTTACAACAGGCTCTACCCTATTGTCAGTAAACGCCTCCCCCAGAGTCTTGCCCTGCCATTGAGGTCTTCTCGCAGCACTCACAACCTGCTTCATCCAG ATAGCCAGACGAAGCCAACCAGGGGCAGTAGCGTTGGTGGCCAAAGCTTCAGCACCGGCTCGTCGCTCTCCCCCTCGCTCTCTCACGACCGCCACGCCAACTTTGACGATAAGGAAGGGGAGGAGCCTCATGCACAGGTGACGGTGGATCGGGAGAACTCATTTGAAGACCTGGAGCAGTTCCTGACCCAGTTGGACTGGGCCCCGCTCTGGCGCAGCACAGATGACACTGGCTCGGATTCCGAGCTGGGCTGTGATCCCTCGATGCAGCCAGAGCAGGATGAGGGAAACATTCAGGAGATGGAGATGAGAGCGCTGACAGAACACCTGAAGGCCGTTGTTAAAGACATTCATATTGCAATTG ATCAGCTTCTGTCACTGTGTTTGTTATCCTTTGAGTGTCTAAACACAGCCAACTCTAAAGACCTGTGCCTTGTCAGCATAGAGGAAGCCTTCTTCACACCGCTGTGGAGTGCCCTGTTGGCTCTTTTCAG GAGGGTCCACAGGGAAAAGGAGCAGGCCTTTGAGAAAAGTATGAAGCTGTACTGCGATGTTTCACCAGGAGATGTTGGTGTTCCATTGAAACTGTTCCCCGAAGATCCTGGCGCACTGCAGGGTTCCTACCCCTATGAGTCTGCTGTTCAGGAGCTCAAGCTTCTCATCAAAGACTGCTGTCCACAGAGGAAGTTGGAATGTATTG TTAGGACTTTACGTCTGATCTGTGCCTGCGCTGAGGATTACAGGTGTCTTCATGACGTGGAGTCCACACCAAAAACTGCTGCCAT TTGCCGAATGGGCATCTTGAGGACCTTTCTATCAGCAAGTAGAAGTAAACAAACAACCAGAGTAAAGCACACGTCCATGAGGTGA
- the vps9d1 gene encoding VPS9 domain-containing protein 1 isoform X3, producing the protein MTGHKEEEEKRRRRIRTMATADSGAKPLQNAMKMAKVAIQLDGENKHQEAYCEYLRTINYISRALLEEAESQTSEEGDTVAVEVERMLRLAEQCLERAKSFIGKRADPPNLSASVSTSLSCSPGQSEPHQKAHLPATVAANSVPPSDSPVDAGRRATSPTKTSHRRVMSDGSGEPPPFLPPEVFQRIQTVESQDTSKQELTPIEEASRLNQKLKANYEARLARLPPGQAYQKTSLTLCLQRQMTENLIIAKARQDALQRKMEERRLRLQEEANRRFAASGAMTAEEQEQRVLYTNVLEYEQDHDWPKLWKANMRKNPDDVALVSGLVSYLLSRSDHPVVKLLRKHQYRVYNRLYPIVSKRLPQSLALPLRSSRSTHNLLHPDSQTKPTRGSSVGGQSFSTGSSLSPSLSHDRHANFDDKEGEEPHAQVTVDRENSFEDLEQFLTQLDWAPLWRSTDDTGSDSELGCDPSMQPEQDEGNIQEMEMRALTEHLKAVVKDIHIAIDQLLSLCLLSFECLNTANSKDLCLVSIEEAFFTPLWSALLALFRRVHREKEQAFEKSMKLYCDVSPGDVGVPLKLFPEDPGALQGSYPYESAVQELKLLIKDCCPQRKLECIVRTLRLICACAEDYRCLHDVESTPKTAAIQLPNGHLEDLSISK; encoded by the exons ATGACTGGacacaaagaagaagaggagaaacgaagaagaagaatccGGACCATGGCTACAGCTGACAGTGGGGCGAAGCCCCTTCAAAATGCTATGAAAATGGCCAAAGTAGCGATACAGCTGGACGGAGAGAACAAACACCAG GAAGCTTACTGTGAATACCTGCGGACGATCAACTACATATCACGTGCACTTTTGGAGGAAGCTGAGTCACAAA CTTCAGAGGAGGGGGACACGGTAGCGGTGGAGGTGGAGCGGATGTTGAGGCTGGCTGAGCAGTGTCTGGAGCGAGCCAAGTCATTTATAGGGAAGAGAGCTGACCCCCCTAACCTCTCTGCGTCTGTCTCCACTTCCCTTTCCTGTTCCCCTGGCCAATCAGAGCCCCATCAGAAGGCCCACCTCCCAGCCACCGTTGCTGCAAACTCTG TCCCTCCATCTGATAGTCCTGTTGACGCAGGGCGTAGAGCAACCAGCCCAACAAAGACCAGTCACCGCAGGGTGATGTCAGACGGTAGCGGAGAGCCCCCCCCTTTCCTGCCTCCTGAAGTCTTCCAGAGAATACAAACCGTGGAGTCACAGGACACGAGCAAACA gGAGCTGACACCCATAGAAGAAGCATCACGTTTAAACCAGAAGTTGAAAGCCAATTATGAAGCTCGTCTGGCAAGGCTCCCACCTGGTCAGGCCTACCAGAAGACATCGTTG ACGCTGTGTCTCCAGCGGCAGATGACGGAGAACCTCATTATTGCCAAAGCCAGGCAGGATGCT CTCCAGaggaagatggaggagagaagACTAAGGCTACAAGAGGAGGCCAACAG GAGATTTGCAGCATCTGGGGCAATGACTGCAGAGGAGCAAGAGCAGCGTGTTCTTTATACAAATGTACTGGAATATGAGCAAGACCAT GATTGGCCCAAACTGTGGAAAGCCAACATGAGGAAGAATCCTGATGATGTCGCATTAGTGTCAGGTCTAGTCTCCTACCTGCTCAG CCGGTCTGACCACCCAGTGGTGAAGCTGCTGAGGAAACACCAGTACCGGGTTTACAACAGGCTCTACCCTATTGTCAGTAAACGCCTCCCCCAGAGTCTTGCCCTGCCATTGAGGTCTTCTCGCAGCACTCACAACCTGCTTCATCCAG ATAGCCAGACGAAGCCAACCAGGGGCAGTAGCGTTGGTGGCCAAAGCTTCAGCACCGGCTCGTCGCTCTCCCCCTCGCTCTCTCACGACCGCCACGCCAACTTTGACGATAAGGAAGGGGAGGAGCCTCATGCACAGGTGACGGTGGATCGGGAGAACTCATTTGAAGACCTGGAGCAGTTCCTGACCCAGTTGGACTGGGCCCCGCTCTGGCGCAGCACAGATGACACTGGCTCGGATTCCGAGCTGGGCTGTGATCCCTCGATGCAGCCAGAGCAGGATGAGGGAAACATTCAGGAGATGGAGATGAGAGCGCTGACAGAACACCTGAAGGCCGTTGTTAAAGACATTCATATTGCAATTG ATCAGCTTCTGTCACTGTGTTTGTTATCCTTTGAGTGTCTAAACACAGCCAACTCTAAAGACCTGTGCCTTGTCAGCATAGAGGAAGCCTTCTTCACACCGCTGTGGAGTGCCCTGTTGGCTCTTTTCAG GAGGGTCCACAGGGAAAAGGAGCAGGCCTTTGAGAAAAGTATGAAGCTGTACTGCGATGTTTCACCAGGAGATGTTGGTGTTCCATTGAAACTGTTCCCCGAAGATCCTGGCGCACTGCAGGGTTCCTACCCCTATGAGTCTGCTGTTCAGGAGCTCAAGCTTCTCATCAAAGACTGCTGTCCACAGAGGAAGTTGGAATGTATTG TTAGGACTTTACGTCTGATCTGTGCCTGCGCTGAGGATTACAGGTGTCTTCATGACGTGGAGTCCACACCAAAAACTGCTGCCAT CCAGTTGCCGAATGGGCATCTTGAGGACCTTTCTATCAGCAAGTAG
- the vps9d1 gene encoding VPS9 domain-containing protein 1 isoform X1, with translation MTGHKEEEEKRRRRIRTMATADSGAKPLQNAMKMAKVAIQLDGENKHQEAYCEYLRTINYISRALLEEAESQTSEEGDTVAVEVERMLRLAEQCLERAKSFIGKRADPPNLSASVSTSLSCSPGQSEPHQKAHLPATVAANSVPPSDSPVDAGRRATSPTKTSHRRVMSDGSGEPPPFLPPEVFQRIQTVESQDTSKQELTPIEEASRLNQKLKANYEARLARLPPGQAYQKTSLTLCLQRQMTENLIIAKARQDALQRKMEERRLRLQEEANRRFAASGAMTAEEQEQRVLYTNVLEYEQDHDWPKLWKANMRKNPDDVALVSGLVSYLLSRSDHPVVKLLRKHQYRVYNRLYPIVSKRLPQSLALPLRSSRSTHNLLHPDSQTKPTRGSSVGGQSFSTGSSLSPSLSHDRHANFDDKEGEEPHAQVTVDRENSFEDLEQFLTQLDWAPLWRSTDDTGSDSELGCDPSMQPEQDEGNIQEMEMRALTEHLKAVVKDIHIAIDQLLSLCLLSFECLNTANSKDLCLVSIEEAFFTPLWSALLALFRRVHREKEQAFEKSMKLYCDVSPGDVGVPLKLFPEDPGALQGSYPYESAVQELKLLIKDCCPQRKLECIVRTLRLICACAEDYRCLHDVESTPKTAAIGADDLLPILSFVALRCQCPQLVSECAALEEFIHEGYLIGEEGYCLTSMQSALAYVESLYTEETLLPAESPI, from the exons ATGACTGGacacaaagaagaagaggagaaacgaagaagaagaatccGGACCATGGCTACAGCTGACAGTGGGGCGAAGCCCCTTCAAAATGCTATGAAAATGGCCAAAGTAGCGATACAGCTGGACGGAGAGAACAAACACCAG GAAGCTTACTGTGAATACCTGCGGACGATCAACTACATATCACGTGCACTTTTGGAGGAAGCTGAGTCACAAA CTTCAGAGGAGGGGGACACGGTAGCGGTGGAGGTGGAGCGGATGTTGAGGCTGGCTGAGCAGTGTCTGGAGCGAGCCAAGTCATTTATAGGGAAGAGAGCTGACCCCCCTAACCTCTCTGCGTCTGTCTCCACTTCCCTTTCCTGTTCCCCTGGCCAATCAGAGCCCCATCAGAAGGCCCACCTCCCAGCCACCGTTGCTGCAAACTCTG TCCCTCCATCTGATAGTCCTGTTGACGCAGGGCGTAGAGCAACCAGCCCAACAAAGACCAGTCACCGCAGGGTGATGTCAGACGGTAGCGGAGAGCCCCCCCCTTTCCTGCCTCCTGAAGTCTTCCAGAGAATACAAACCGTGGAGTCACAGGACACGAGCAAACA gGAGCTGACACCCATAGAAGAAGCATCACGTTTAAACCAGAAGTTGAAAGCCAATTATGAAGCTCGTCTGGCAAGGCTCCCACCTGGTCAGGCCTACCAGAAGACATCGTTG ACGCTGTGTCTCCAGCGGCAGATGACGGAGAACCTCATTATTGCCAAAGCCAGGCAGGATGCT CTCCAGaggaagatggaggagagaagACTAAGGCTACAAGAGGAGGCCAACAG GAGATTTGCAGCATCTGGGGCAATGACTGCAGAGGAGCAAGAGCAGCGTGTTCTTTATACAAATGTACTGGAATATGAGCAAGACCAT GATTGGCCCAAACTGTGGAAAGCCAACATGAGGAAGAATCCTGATGATGTCGCATTAGTGTCAGGTCTAGTCTCCTACCTGCTCAG CCGGTCTGACCACCCAGTGGTGAAGCTGCTGAGGAAACACCAGTACCGGGTTTACAACAGGCTCTACCCTATTGTCAGTAAACGCCTCCCCCAGAGTCTTGCCCTGCCATTGAGGTCTTCTCGCAGCACTCACAACCTGCTTCATCCAG ATAGCCAGACGAAGCCAACCAGGGGCAGTAGCGTTGGTGGCCAAAGCTTCAGCACCGGCTCGTCGCTCTCCCCCTCGCTCTCTCACGACCGCCACGCCAACTTTGACGATAAGGAAGGGGAGGAGCCTCATGCACAGGTGACGGTGGATCGGGAGAACTCATTTGAAGACCTGGAGCAGTTCCTGACCCAGTTGGACTGGGCCCCGCTCTGGCGCAGCACAGATGACACTGGCTCGGATTCCGAGCTGGGCTGTGATCCCTCGATGCAGCCAGAGCAGGATGAGGGAAACATTCAGGAGATGGAGATGAGAGCGCTGACAGAACACCTGAAGGCCGTTGTTAAAGACATTCATATTGCAATTG ATCAGCTTCTGTCACTGTGTTTGTTATCCTTTGAGTGTCTAAACACAGCCAACTCTAAAGACCTGTGCCTTGTCAGCATAGAGGAAGCCTTCTTCACACCGCTGTGGAGTGCCCTGTTGGCTCTTTTCAG GAGGGTCCACAGGGAAAAGGAGCAGGCCTTTGAGAAAAGTATGAAGCTGTACTGCGATGTTTCACCAGGAGATGTTGGTGTTCCATTGAAACTGTTCCCCGAAGATCCTGGCGCACTGCAGGGTTCCTACCCCTATGAGTCTGCTGTTCAGGAGCTCAAGCTTCTCATCAAAGACTGCTGTCCACAGAGGAAGTTGGAATGTATTG TTAGGACTTTACGTCTGATCTGTGCCTGCGCTGAGGATTACAGGTGTCTTCATGACGTGGAGTCCACACCAAAAACTGCTGCCAT
- the LOC114560854 gene encoding C-C motif chemokine 24 codes for MKTLSFTGGLLLLLLTVYSCTAMPHALNAPVSCCVRFFTGRVPQPQIISIIKTDSSCREKAFVVSTAKGMDICVSQNLGWAQRAFNQQQVIKDQ; via the exons ATGAAGACTCTGAGCTTTACCGGGGGactcctgctgctgctcctcaccGTTTACTCCTGCACTGCCATGC CTCATGCGCTGAATGCACCTGTGTCGTGCTGCGTTCGATTCTTTACAGGAAGGGTGCCGCAGCCGCAAATCATCTCCATCATCAAGACTGACAGCAGCTGTCGCGAAAAGGCATTTGT GGTCAGTACTGCCAAAGGGATGGATATCTGCGTCAGCCAGAATCTGGGCTGGGCTCAGAGAGCTTTCAACCAACAGCAAGTCATCAAGGACCAATGA